A genome region from Paracoccus stylophorae includes the following:
- a CDS encoding AMP-binding protein, giving the protein MLTGHDYDTMRDRFRWDLPAQLNMADQCLSHDGAQVALIEYDGAPHPVTFAELGAMTDRLAHALAAARGDRVAVLRTQSTWTAAAHLAIWKSAAISIPLFKLFGPEALELRLRDAGVRTVIADPQGRDMLAGFPDLHVIVPEDGLDDAPSVPARTTGPEDPAVIIYTSGTTGPPKGALHGHRVLTGHLPGVQMSHDLLGQPGDCLWTPADWAWIGGLFDVLMPGLALGVPVVAARMSKFDAQQVAALIADCGVRNVFFPPTALKMLKAADVSVPGLRSVASGGETLGAEILDWGRRAFGLTINEFYGQTECNMVASSAASLFPPRPGAIGKPVPGFDVRVIDEDGQPTDDEGDIAIRRGAASMMTEYWKRPDDTARKFRGDWLVTGDRGVIEDGYIRFVGRDDDVITSAGYRIGPSEIEDCLLKHPSVAQVGVVGKPDRLRTEIVKAYVVLREDVEPTDELAAELAAHARRLCAAHSYPREIAFLDSLPMTVTGKVIRRELRRLAESE; this is encoded by the coding sequence ATGCTGACCGGCCATGATTACGACACGATGCGCGACAGGTTCCGGTGGGACCTGCCGGCGCAGTTGAACATGGCCGATCAGTGCCTGTCCCATGACGGCGCGCAGGTGGCGCTGATCGAATATGACGGCGCGCCCCATCCCGTCACCTTCGCCGAACTGGGCGCGATGACGGACCGGCTGGCCCACGCGCTTGCGGCGGCGCGCGGGGATCGGGTGGCGGTGCTGCGGACGCAGTCGACGTGGACCGCCGCCGCGCATCTGGCGATCTGGAAATCGGCCGCGATCTCGATCCCGCTGTTCAAGCTGTTCGGTCCCGAGGCGCTGGAATTGCGGCTGCGCGACGCAGGCGTCAGGACAGTGATCGCCGATCCGCAGGGCCGCGACATGCTGGCGGGCTTTCCCGATCTGCATGTGATCGTGCCCGAGGACGGGCTTGACGACGCGCCTTCCGTCCCGGCCCGCACGACCGGGCCCGAAGATCCTGCGGTCATCATCTATACCTCCGGCACGACCGGGCCGCCCAAGGGGGCGCTGCACGGCCATCGCGTGCTGACCGGCCATCTGCCCGGCGTCCAGATGAGCCACGATCTTCTGGGCCAGCCGGGCGACTGCCTGTGGACGCCCGCCGACTGGGCATGGATCGGCGGGCTGTTCGATGTGCTGATGCCGGGGCTTGCCCTGGGCGTGCCGGTGGTGGCCGCGCGGATGTCGAAATTCGACGCGCAGCAGGTGGCCGCGCTGATCGCCGATTGCGGCGTCCGGAACGTGTTCTTCCCGCCCACCGCGCTGAAGATGCTGAAGGCCGCCGATGTCTCGGTCCCCGGCCTGCGCAGCGTCGCCAGCGGCGGCGAGACCCTGGGCGCCGAGATCCTCGACTGGGGCCGGCGCGCCTTTGGCCTGACCATCAACGAATTCTACGGCCAGACCGAATGCAACATGGTCGCAAGCTCGGCCGCCTCGCTGTTTCCGCCGCGCCCCGGCGCCATCGGCAAGCCGGTTCCGGGCTTCGATGTCCGCGTGATCGACGAGGATGGCCAGCCCACCGACGACGAGGGCGACATCGCCATCCGCCGCGGCGCGGCCAGCATGATGACGGAATACTGGAAACGCCCCGACGACACCGCCCGCAAATTCCGCGGCGACTGGCTGGTGACGGGCGACCGGGGCGTGATCGAGGACGGCTATATCCGCTTTGTCGGCCGCGACGACGATGTCATCACCTCGGCCGGATACCGCATCGGCCCCTCCGAGATCGAGGATTGCCTGCTGAAACACCCGTCCGTCGCGCAGGTCGGCGTGGTCGGCAAGCCCGACAGGCTGCGCACCGAGATCGTCAAGGCCTATGTTGTGCTGCGCGAGGATGTCGAGCCGACCGACGAACTGGCG
- the cbiB gene encoding adenosylcobinamide-phosphate synthase CbiB, producing MTPLIALIALALDAAIGWPDAVYRRIGHPVTWLGRLIAALDARLNVGRARVARGAAASLLVIAAATIPAAILQEALGGWIAGVLAWPLVAARSLHDHVRAVATPLLAGDLAAARRATAMTVGRDVSRADEAGLARASIESLAENASDGVIAPLFWALLAGLPGIAAYKAINTLDSMIGHRTERHGEFGRIAARLDDVANWLPARLTAVLIATVCGGAAWAVARRDAGAHRSPNAGWPEAAMAGALGVRLSGPRVYADRIADEPWLNAAARDPAVADIDRALAVYRRTLWLMAGGLILLVLV from the coding sequence ATGACGCCGCTGATCGCGCTGATCGCACTGGCGCTGGATGCGGCCATCGGCTGGCCGGATGCGGTTTACCGCCGGATCGGGCATCCGGTGACGTGGCTGGGCCGGCTGATCGCGGCGCTTGATGCGCGGCTGAACGTGGGCCGGGCGCGTGTGGCGCGCGGCGCGGCGGCCAGCCTGCTGGTCATCGCCGCCGCAACGATCCCCGCCGCCATCCTGCAAGAGGCGTTGGGCGGCTGGATCGCCGGGGTGCTGGCCTGGCCGCTGGTCGCGGCGCGGTCGCTGCACGATCATGTCCGGGCGGTCGCCACACCGTTGCTGGCCGGCGATCTGGCCGCCGCGCGCCGGGCGACGGCGATGACCGTCGGCCGCGACGTCAGCCGCGCGGACGAGGCCGGGCTGGCGCGGGCCAGCATCGAAAGCCTGGCCGAGAACGCCTCGGACGGGGTGATCGCGCCGCTGTTCTGGGCGCTGCTGGCAGGGTTGCCGGGCATCGCCGCCTACAAGGCGATCAACACACTGGATTCGATGATCGGCCACCGCACCGAGCGGCACGGCGAATTCGGGCGCATCGCCGCGCGGCTGGACGACGTGGCCAACTGGCTGCCGGCGCGGCTGACGGCGGTGCTGATCGCGACGGTCTGCGGGGGCGCGGCATGGGCGGTCGCACGGCGCGACGCGGGCGCGCACCGGTCGCCGAACGCCGGATGGCCCGAGGCGGCGATGGCCGGTGCGCTTGGCGTGCGCCTGTCGGGGCCGCGCGTCTATGCCGACCGCATCGCGGACGAGCCGTGGCTGAACGCCGCCGCACGCGATCCGGCCGTCGCCGATATCGACCGCGCGCTGGCCGTCTATCGCCGCACGCTTTGGCTGATGGCCGGGGGGCTTATCCTGCTGGTGCTGGTCTGA
- a CDS encoding isovaleryl-CoA dehydrogenase yields MFTQGMEFDLGEDVNALRDMVHRWAQDRIKPIAAEVDRSNEFPNDLWPEMGELGLLGITVPEEWGGSGMGYLAHVIAVEEIARASASVSLSYGAHSNLCVNQIKLNGTDEQRAKYLPDLCSGKAVGALAMSEEGAGSDVVGMKLRAEKKNDRFVLNGNKYWITNAPEAQTLVVYAKTDPQAGSKGITAFIVERGMKGFSTSPHFDKLGMRGSNTGELIFEDCEIPFENILGEEGRGVRVLMSGLDYERVVLSGIGTGIMAACLDEVIPYLKERKQFGQPIGNFQLMQGKIADMYVALNTSRAYLYDVARACDAGKVTRQDAAGAVLYCSEQAMVQSHQAVQALGGAGFLNDSVVSRLFRDAKLMEIGAGTSEIRRMLIGRELMALA; encoded by the coding sequence ATGTTCACGCAGGGCATGGAGTTCGATCTGGGCGAGGACGTGAACGCGCTTCGCGACATGGTCCACCGTTGGGCGCAGGACCGCATCAAGCCCATCGCGGCCGAGGTGGATCGCAGCAACGAATTCCCAAACGATCTGTGGCCCGAGATGGGCGAGCTTGGCCTTCTGGGCATCACCGTCCCCGAGGAATGGGGCGGCAGCGGCATGGGCTATCTGGCGCACGTCATCGCGGTCGAGGAAATCGCCCGCGCCAGCGCCAGCGTCAGCCTGTCCTATGGCGCGCATTCGAATCTGTGCGTGAACCAGATCAAGCTGAACGGCACCGACGAACAGCGGGCGAAATACCTGCCCGATCTGTGCTCCGGCAAGGCCGTCGGCGCACTGGCCATGTCCGAGGAAGGCGCGGGCAGCGACGTGGTCGGCATGAAACTGCGGGCCGAGAAGAAGAATGACCGATTCGTGCTGAACGGCAACAAGTACTGGATCACCAACGCACCCGAGGCGCAGACGCTGGTCGTTTACGCCAAGACCGATCCGCAGGCCGGCAGCAAGGGGATCACCGCCTTCATCGTCGAACGCGGGATGAAGGGGTTCTCGACCTCGCCGCATTTCGACAAGCTGGGGATGCGCGGGTCTAACACGGGCGAATTGATCTTCGAGGATTGCGAGATCCCGTTCGAGAATATCCTGGGCGAGGAAGGCCGGGGCGTCCGGGTGCTGATGTCGGGGCTGGATTACGAACGCGTCGTGCTGTCGGGCATCGGCACCGGCATCATGGCCGCGTGCCTGGACGAGGTCATTCCCTATCTGAAGGAACGCAAGCAGTTCGGCCAGCCGATCGGGAATTTCCAGCTGATGCAGGGCAAGATTGCCGATATGTATGTCGCGCTGAACACGTCGCGCGCCTATCTCTATGACGTCGCGCGGGCCTGCGATGCGGGCAAGGTGACGCGGCAGGACGCGGCCGGCGCGGTGCTGTATTGCAGCGAACAGGCGATGGTGCAGTCGCATCAGGCGGTGCAGGCGCTTGGCGGGGCCGGGTTCCTGAACGACAGCGTCGTCAGCCGGCTGTTCCGCGACGCCAAGCTGATGGAGATCGGCGCCGGCACAAGCGAGATCCGGCGGATGCTGATCGGCCGCGAACTGATGGCGCTGGCCTGA
- a CDS encoding histidine phosphatase family protein produces MTRLLILRHAVPLTDGCLAGRTDVDADCSAVDAFDWMRARIGPVQHVLSSPARRCLQTAGALKLLPDATSAALWEQDYGAWEGLAYDALPDLGRLPPAELARHRPEGGESFDDLVARTLPLLQGLARDTLIVGHAGTVRAALSMVVGPAALSFSVAPLSLTVLRRAGADWAVEAVNITAP; encoded by the coding sequence GTGACCCGATTGCTGATCCTGCGCCATGCCGTTCCGCTGACCGACGGATGCCTTGCGGGGCGAACCGATGTCGATGCCGATTGCAGCGCGGTCGATGCGTTCGACTGGATGCGGGCGCGGATCGGCCCGGTCCAGCACGTCCTCAGCAGCCCGGCGCGGCGCTGCCTGCAAACGGCCGGGGCGCTGAAGTTGCTGCCAGATGCCACAAGCGCGGCCTTGTGGGAACAGGATTACGGCGCGTGGGAAGGGCTGGCCTATGACGCGCTGCCCGATCTGGGCCGGCTGCCGCCCGCCGAACTGGCCCGGCACCGTCCCGAGGGCGGCGAAAGTTTCGACGACCTGGTCGCGCGCACCCTGCCCCTGTTGCAGGGGCTGGCCCGGGATACGCTGATCGTCGGCCATGCCGGCACGGTGCGCGCCGCCCTGTCGATGGTGGTCGGCCCTGCGGCGCTGTCCTTTTCGGTGGCGCCCCTGTCGCTGACCGTCCTGCGCCGCGCCGGCGCGGACTGGGCGGTCGAGGCCGTCAACATCACCGCGCCATGA